CCTGTCTTTCTTCTCCGGTCCGGTGCTGACGCTGTGGACCGGTAATCCCCCGCTCGCTGCTATGGCTAGCCCTATTTTATCACTGCTTGCACTGGGCACCGCGTGTCATTGTGCGATGTACATGCCCTACATGCTTCAATTGTCCGCCGGATGGTCTGGATTGGCGATGAGGATGAATATCGCCGCAGTCCTGATAGTGTTTCCGGCGTTACTAATCGTAGTCCCTCGCGCAGGTATGATCGGTGCGGCCGTGATCTGGCTGGTGCTGAATGCCGGCGCACTGGTTACCACGATCCGTATCATGCACCGACGCCTGTTGATAGGCGAGATGCGACGATGGTACGTGCAGGATCTACTGATCCCGTTCGGGGTGGCGTTCGGCGTAGCCGCGCTGTGCCGTTTCCTCTATCCCGACACAGCAACTCCTGCGGTCCGGCTACTCGCCCTTGGAGCCTCATGCGTTGTGACGCTGATCGCGGGAATTTTGACGGTTTCTTTTCTACGCGAGCGGATTAGCTCGCTTGTAAAACGGTGTCTCGCCTGAACCATCGGAGATCTCCCATGTCATCCGCCCCGACGCTCACGGTGCTGATCCCTACCCGTGACCGCTCTCAAACACTGGGCAGCACCATCCAGTCCTGTCTCGCGCAGGACTATCCGCACCTAAGGATCGTCGTGAGCGACAACTGCAGCACCGACGGGACAGCCGACATGGTGGCGGCGATTGACGATCCGCGGCTGCGCTATGTCCGCACCCCGCGCCGACTAAGCATGACGGGCAATTTCGAGTTCAGTCTCTCGCAGGTTGAGAGCGGGTATCTGATGCACCTAGGTGACGATGACGGCTTGGTCCTCGGCGCCGCGTCACAGGTTGCGGGCATCATTCAGGAAACGGGAGCGGAGGCGGTCAATTCGGCCCACGCCGTGTATCATTGGCCAAACAGTCTTTACACAGGATATCGCAATCGTCTGATCCTGCCTGTCAGACGCGGTTATCGCCGGGTGAAGGGATTGGATGCAGCGGCGGATGTAATCGCGTTCCGGCGCGGATACCCTTATCTACCCAGCACTTATTCGGGATTTGTCATGAAGGCGGTGATCGATCGCGTGGCGGCAGGCGCGAGCTATTACTCGTCCATCACGCCCGATTCTTACGCCGGTTTCGTCAACGCCGGAGTCATAGACACCTTCGTTTATTCCGAGCGGCCGTTCGCCATTGCGGGGTTATCGGGGCGAAGCAATGGAGGGTCCAATGTGAACAGCGGTGACCCCGGCGAGGCGCAACGGTACTTGGTCGAGAACGACCTGCCGACCCATCCAGACATCACCTACTGCCCCAAGTCGATCCCGCTTGTCGTGGCGGAAGCCTTTCTGCAAGCGCGAGATCGCGTGCCGCGTCTTCGCAACCTCCCGTTCGACATACGGCTTTTGTGCCGCGTCGCTATGCGCGACGTGGGCGAGGAGAATTACGCAACGGTGCGCAATGCCGTGGTCGAGACCGCGGATCGTCATGGCCTCCGCCTGGCCGTTCCGCAATCACCGACGCTGACGCAGAGGATTGATCGAGAGGCGGACCGCCTCCGAGTGCGTATACGTCGCGTGCGCGAAGGTTATCGACGCGTTGATGTGACTCGATATGGCGTTGACGACGTCGATGGCGCGGGCCGCCTGGCGTACGATTTGCTGAGTTCGTAAGGATCGGCGGATGTTAACTTCAGTTTCAAAGCATGTCATCATTCGGTCAGGGCGGGATCGAGGGCACTGAGCATGAAATAAGTAATCGTGGAATTTATCCGACAGTAGAGTAGATGATACTTTAGTAGTCGCCATCCCGCCGACCGTTCTACCGCAACGCCGCGGTGGATGATCATGCGACAGTTAGCGGCTCACGAAAACCCAGATCTTCGACTGATTCAACCTACCCACCATGCCAATCAGACCTCTACCACGATGCTAACCGCCCCGTCGGATGCTTCAGGTCGATGGCTAGAGTCGGATGACATCAAGCTGACCCATATCCTGAGTTGACTAGGTGTTTGATCCCACGGTTTGATGGTGCGATCCTTTCGTTGGAATGGAAGGAAGCCGCATGGGACAAGTTCGTCACGGGAGCGCCACGACCACGCACGCCGTCCGAGCAGCAATACAGCGATCGCAAGCTTCGCTCGCGACGCTGAGCCGTGAGCTGGGGATCAATCCGAAGACAGTCGCGAAGTGGCGTAAGAGGGCAACGGTCGAGGATATAAAGACCGGGCCGAAGGCCCCTCATTCGACTACCTTGACCGAGGCTGAAGAGGCGATGGTTGTGGCGTTCCGACGGCACACACTGCTGCCGCTCGACGACTGCCTCTACGCGTTGCAGCCATCGATCCCGCAGTTGACGCGCTCAGCGCTGCATCGTTGCCTCCAGCGGCCCGGCATATCCCGCCTGCCGGATATCGAGGGCGAAAAACCGAAGCGCCAGCGCTTCAAGCGTTATCCCATCGGCTTCTTTCACATCGATATCGCCGAGGTGCAGACTGCCGAAGGCAAACTGTACCTGTTCGTCGGCATCGACCGCTACCCGCCAAGTTCGCGGTCACCCAATTGGTTGAGAAGGCTGACAGGCGAACTGCGTGGGAGTTCCTCGAACACCTGCTGAAGGCCGTGCCGTACCGCATCCACACCATCCTGACCGACAACGGCATCCAGTTTGCCGACCAGCCTCGTAACCGCAACACCGCCTGGTCGCGTCAGATGCGGTTCGACATGATCTGCGAGGCAAATGGCATCGAGCACCGGCTCACGAAACCGAACCATCCGTGGACCAACGGTCAGGTCGAGCGGATGAACCGGACCATCAAGGAGGCGACCGTCAAACGCTTCCACTACGAAAGCCACGACCAGCTAGGCACGCACCTCGCCGACTTCATGGCCGCCTACAATTTCGCCCGCCGGCTCAAGACGCTGAACGGTCTCACGCCCTACGAATACATCGCCAAGATCTGGACGTCAGAGCCAAATCGGTTCATCGTCGACCCGATCCACCAGATGCCGGGACTAAACACCTAGGTAGTTGCGGCGTTCTGCGGGGGAGAAGGCATCGAGAAGCGTGCCGACGCGTCTCCATGTTGCCTCGTGGGATCGCTCGGCGGCCTTGCGCATGAGGTGCTTGAGCTTGGCGAAGACCTGCTCGATCGGGTTCAGGTCCGGGCTGTAGGGCGGCAGGAACAGCAGCCTGGCACCGACCGCACGGATAGCGTTGCGGATGGCGGGTTTCTTGTGGCTGGAGAGGTTGTCCATGATGACGACGTCGCCGGGCGACAGCGTCGGCACGAGGCACTGCTCGATATAGTCGGTGAAGCTTTGCGCGTTGACCGGCTGGTCCAGCACGCACGGCGCGTCGATCCGGTCGCAGCGCAGCGCCGCCAGGAACGTCATCGTGCGCCAGTGGCCGTAGGGCACCTTGGCATGGAGCCGCTGGCCGACCGGTGCCCAACCGCGCAAGGGGGCCATGTTCGTCTTCACCCACGTCTCATCGATGAAGACGAGACGCGCCGGATCAAGCCGACCCTGGTATTTCTTCCACTGCGCGCGACGCCGGGCAATTGCGGGACGGAGTTGTTCGGCGGGCAGCACGCTTTTTTTTGAAGCTCAGCCCCTCGACATGGGCGAACCGCCAGACCTGAACATAGTCGACCTTCACGTCGCGGCCCGCCAACTCCGCTACCAGTCCACGCAAGGTGAAGTCGCGGGTCATCCGCTCCAGCAGCCAGTCACGTGTCGCGCCGGACAGGATGTTGGATCGGCGACCACCCATCCGGCTCGGCGCGGCGCTGCCCGTATCGCGAAAGCGCCGCACCCATTTGATCGCCGAACTCGGCGCCACCCCGAAGCGTGAAGCAGCCGCGTGGCACGACATGCCATCGGCGATTACCGCCCTGACCACCCGTTCCCGCAGGTCCATCGAATACGGCTTTGACATGCTGGCTGGCCTCCTTCGCCAGCCGGCACATTGAATCAGATCGCCAGCCCAATGGGAATCCTCAGCGATTCAGATCCACGCCATCACGCTCTAAGGGGAAGGTTCGCTTACGCAGCGCGCCTCTTGGATTCATGCAATGAGCTTGGCGTCGTGATCAGGAACAGGACACGCTTCTGATAAGATGCGCATAGCGTTCTCCCACTGAGGCCATCTCATGATCGCGCTCGATCGAGCGGAGTGCGCCTGCGGATAGGCGTTGCCAGAGCGCATCGTCGGCGACGAGCCGTCGCATGGCAAGGAGCAGTGCTTTCGGGTCGCCAGGTTCCACGATAAGTCCGGTCTCGCCGTCTTTGTTCACGAAGGGAACGCCGGATCGCTTCAGATTGGTGGACACCATCGGCAGTCCCGCGGCCATGCTCTCTACCTGCGCGATGCCATACATCTCCGCCGCCGTGATCGACGGCATAACCCCCAGCTTCGCTTGAGCGAACGCATCCGCGAGTTCGGCGGGTGTCAAGCCGCCCGCGAGCAGAACGCGATCTTTGACCCCTGCCGTTTCAATCCGGCGCCTTAGCTCATCCTCAAGCGGCCCCGAGCCGACGATTAGCGAGCAAAGCTCTTCGTCGAAGCCGCGAGCGGCCTCGACCAGAACGTCGAAGCCTTTGTAGGGGACCAGTCGTCCAATCGAGATTGACATCGCACGACCGCGGCGAAAGCGCCTGAGCGTGTCGGCAAAGGCTGTGTGTCCGGTCGCGACGGGGATCAAGGTCCGGTTGAACGGGAAAGGAATGACAACACCGTTGCGGATGGCCTTGGCCCGGCGCGAGCATTCGAGATGAATCGGCGTCGGTCCGATCACCGCGGCCGCGCGGGCCAGCAGGCGGTTGTCGACCGGCGCTGTGGCCCAGCGTATCATGGCCTGCGGAATGTCAGCATGCCAGATGAGGATCACCGGTTTGCGCCAACTGAGCGCCGCCAGCACCGCTAAGGGATTAGGCAAATGGACTAAGGCGCAGTCGTAATCCGCTTCGAGCCGGCGGCCCAGTTGGAGGTAGCGCCGGGACAGCCGCTTGTTGCCGAACGACAGATCGGCTTTGCAACGGATCACTCGATAATCGCGTTCGCGCTCGATATACGGGCCCTTGACCTCCGTGCACAGGACGTCGGCGCGGATATTATGCCGTATCAGCATCTCGGCGATGTTGAAGGTAATTGTCTCGATTCCGCCGGTGTCAGGATCGAAATGCTTGGCCAGTTGTAGCACACGGGTCGGATGGGACATGCGAGACGCGGACCTTGAACGTGGTAAGTCCGACGATGCGCAGCGACGCGTGGCGGACGAGGGATGGCGCGGGGCGACATCCCTATGAAGGCGCTCTCTCGATTGCAACAGATGCACCGGCCGGTCGCTTGAAAGAGTCACTCAAACGGAAGGATGACCATGTCCCTCGACCCCGATCGCCGCCAACTCCTGCGTGCGACAATCGGCACGACGGCGGTGCTGCCCGTGACGTTGACGGCGCGTGACACCGCCCGCACTATTCGGAACGAGGGGCTGTCCGCGCGCGACCTTGGCGCAAGGTTCGACGGACGCAGCGACGATGCGGCGGCTCTCCAGCGTGGGATCGATGAGGCGGCTCGGACGGGGCGTCCATTGGTGCTGCCTTCAGGCACCGCCGGACTGAGCCGCCCATTGGATTTGAAGGGGCGACACGTTGCCATTTTGGGCGATCCAGCCGGGCATACCGTCCTGCGCGCCGTGGGCTCGTTGACCTGTCTGATTGATGCGCAGGAAGCGCATGAGGTGATCGACAGTGCGCTCTACCTGTTCGGGCTGACTCTGGACGGGGCAGGCAAGACGGCGGCGGGGATCAACCTGCGCTATCGACACCGAACCTTCTTGGATACGCTGACAGTCGGCGGCTGTATGATTGGGATAGATGAGCGGGACGCTTGGCTGGCACGACGCATTAATTGCCGCGTACGCGGCAACGCTACCGGCTGGCGGCTGCGCGGGGCGAACCACAGTAGCGTGTGGATCGGCTGCAGCTTTAGCGACGCGCGCGACGTGCATCTTGACATCGGCGTGGATGGTACCGCGCAGGACGGCAATGACGCGCTGCTCTTCCAAGCGTGCGACGTCGAGTACGGTACCGGCGACGGTATCCGCGTCGCGTCAGGCGCGACCGCGACGTTCGATACCTGCTACCTGGGCGAGGCGATCGGCGGTGATGTGTTGCGCACAGCCGGAACGGTGCTGGTACGCGGCGGCGTACTGTTCGTCGGGTATGGCACCAAGGCACGTGGCATCGTGCCGCTGGGCGGGCGCACGACTGTGACGGACGCGTCGGTTCGTGGTCAGGAGCAGGGCACGCTCGATCGGCTGGCGGGATGTGACGTGCCCGGCGCATCGGGACGCGTGGTGTTCCGTGAAATTGACATGCAACTGAAGGTCGGGGGCGATCCGCTGTTGCACGGCGACATTCTGGGGACCCTGCCGATGCGCGTGCTGGCCCCGCTACACGGGCGCAACTGGCAGGCGAGCGCGAACGATACGGAGATCATCGACGACGCAATAGGCGACACGCGCAGCACGTGCTGTCGCGCGGCGACGGGCCCAAACCCGCTGATCGGACTAGCCGCATCGCTGCACGGGCAGGCAGAGGCGCGACGCGACGGCCCGGCCTATGTCGTGATCGTCTATGCCGCGACGCGCCCGGTCGAGCTGAAATTCTCGGGAGGTGCGATCGGGCGCATGCCCGAACGGCTGGTCGGGTTGCTGCCTGCGACGCGTGCACCGGCTACCTATGTGAAGGTTGACGTGCCGGTCGAGTTTGCGCGCTTTTCAACGGTCGAACTCATTATGCCAGGTGCGCGGCCTGGCGACGTGCTGACGCTCCACCACGCGACGATCGCCGACGCGGCGGTGCTCGAACCCGCCCCGCTTGCAAACCTTGCTCGCGCTCGGTGAGGAAGTGCGCGATTGTCCCCTTTGGTTCGGGACAGCGATTGACAGCGGGCATGCCCGCGGGGCCGGGAACGACACGCTGACCGGCGGCGCGGACGATTACCGGATTGATGGCGGCAGCGGCATCGACACCGCTGTCTTCGTCGGGCTGTGGCGTCAATCCGCGCTGATGCGCGACGGCGCAGGGGAGCGTGACCGTCATTGGCCCCGACGGAACGGACATGCTGACGAACGTCGAGCGGTTCGCATTCAACGACGGCCATTCCGTCTTCAACGCCGAGAGTGCGTTGCGCAGATCATGCGCCGTACAATGCCGTGCCGCGCCACAACGAATGACATTGAATTCGACCTCTACCTCGATATGTCCGACGATCGCGGCGGCACCATGGCCGGCGTCGCAGGCAATCTAATCGGATCGGGCGAGTTCCTAGGCGCGGCCGGCGAGTTCGAGAACGTCAGCTTCGTCGATTACCTGTATCGGAACAACCTCGGCAGGGCGCCCGACAGCGGAGGTCGCGCTTTCATTTTATATTGACCAATTGGCACACAGCGGGAGCGCTGCTCGATGTCGCGCTGGGCATCAAACATTTACAGTTTGTTCGGCGCCCATATCGGAGCGAATATCAACTTTCCTTTGACGCCGGATCAGCGCGCACCGAAGCCGGTTAGCATCGTACGGATGGTGCGTGCCACGATCAGGATGTCGAGCCACGGCGAGAAATGACGGATGTAGTAAAAGTCGTAGTGCAGCTTGTGGCGCACGTCCTCCACTTCGGCGACATGGCCTTGATTGACCTGCGCCCAGCCCGTGATCCCCGGCCGCACAATGTGACGATAGCGATAGAAGGGGATTTCCGCCTCGTACCAGCGCGATAGTACCACCGCCTCCGGACGTGGACCGATCCAGCTCATCTCACGCTTGAGCACGTTCAACAATTGCGGCAATTCGTCGACGCGCGAGGGACGCAGGAAGCGCCCGATCCTTGTCACGCGCTGATCGTTCGATTGCGTCATCGCATGGCTGCGCGCATCATCTTTCGTGTTACGCGTAATGGTCATTGAGCGGAACTTGTAGACCGTGAACGGCACGCCCTGATAACCGATACGGCGTTGTCGGAAGATAGCGGGTCCCGGAGAATCGAGCCGGATTGCCAACGCAATCGACAGTAGTGCCGGCGACAGGATTAGCAGCGCGGCTGCCGCCGCTGCCCAGTCAATCAAGTGCTTTGCCGTCATATATGCCGATACCGGCACCAAGCTTCCGAAGCTGTTTTCGGACAGATGCTCTAGTTCGACTTTCCCGGTCAGTGATTCAAGTAGATGTTTGCTGTGATAGACTGGTAGCCCGGTCAGCGCACAATCAGTAAGGCGGCGTTCCCACTCGTCGGGTAGATCAGCGCGCAAGTCCGCCGCGATCGCCGAGAGGTCAGACGCATCGTCGTTCGGCGTGTTCAATATACGCCATTCGATCCGTTCGATCTCGGTTAGTTTCACGGCATTGCCGATTGGAATAATTCCGATTACTAATCCGGCACGGCGTTGCGCCCGGAAATAAGCGATGTAGAACCATGCAACACACAAAATGAAGCTGGTGATAAATACCGAGCGAGAATAAGAGAAGCGGCCTAATAGGAAGATTACGAATCCCAGACTATAGCTCGAAAAAAATGAGGGCACGATATATACGCTGCCTTGCACGCCGGGATAATTGCTAAGACTGCGCAACAGGAACACCCCGAGCAAAGACGCGAGCAACGTACCCATTAAGGTGATGTTTAGTAATCCCGCGTCATCATTGAGCGGATTAGTCATCAGCCGGACGACATAGGGCGTTGCCGAACATAGTATCGCGCCCAGAAGGTTCCATCGTAACCGCTGCCAGCTGACATGTCGGCGCAAGATTTGTTCGGCCACCTATTATACTCGCTATAATTTCTTCGAGGTCGTCAATCGGCTGGACATTAGTTACAGATTACCTGCCGAATGATGCAATGATCTGTAAAGGCACTTGAAAATGACGGATCGTTCTTACCTTGATGTCCTTTACCGATTTGGCGGAAAAGTGTAAACCGATGTGTCGCCACGCGACTTGTTGCGGGCGCGCCTAGATCCTACACGACGCTTCATGCCCACTCGTCACCGCCCGCTGCCGTTCCCGCTTCCGGGGATCGCGTTCGCCCTTTTGCTGGCATTGCTGGCGATGCTGTGGCTGGCGGGGGGCGCATCGCGGGCCGACGTTTCCGGGCAGGTGGTGGTGCGCGTCGCCGCTTGGGGCGCGCTG
This portion of the Sphingomonas phyllosphaerae 5.2 genome encodes:
- a CDS encoding glycosyltransferase family 2 protein, which translates into the protein MSSAPTLTVLIPTRDRSQTLGSTIQSCLAQDYPHLRIVVSDNCSTDGTADMVAAIDDPRLRYVRTPRRLSMTGNFEFSLSQVESGYLMHLGDDDGLVLGAASQVAGIIQETGAEAVNSAHAVYHWPNSLYTGYRNRLILPVRRGYRRVKGLDAAADVIAFRRGYPYLPSTYSGFVMKAVIDRVAAGASYYSSITPDSYAGFVNAGVIDTFVYSERPFAIAGLSGRSNGGSNVNSGDPGEAQRYLVENDLPTHPDITYCPKSIPLVVAEAFLQARDRVPRLRNLPFDIRLLCRVAMRDVGEENYATVRNAVVETADRHGLRLAVPQSPTLTQRIDREADRLRVRIRRVREGYRRVDVTRYGVDDVDGAGRLAYDLLSS
- a CDS encoding IS630 family transposase (programmed frameshift), translating into MSKPYSMDLRERVVRAVIADGMSCHAAASRFGVAPSSAIKWVRRFRDTGSAAPSRMGGRRSNILSGATRDWLLERMTRDFTLRGLVAELAGRDVKVDYVQVWRFAHVEGLSFKKSVLPAEQLRPAIARRRAQWKKYQGRLDPARLVFIDETWVKTNMAPLRGWAPVGQRLHAKVPYGHWRTMTFLAALRCDRIDAPCVLDQPVNAQSFTDYIEQCLVPTLSPGDVVIMDNLSSHKKPAIRNAIRAVGARLLFLPPYSPDLNPIEQVFAKLKHLMRKAAERSHEATWRRVGTLLDAFSPAERRNYLGV
- a CDS encoding glycosyltransferase, with translation MSHPTRVLQLAKHFDPDTGGIETITFNIAEMLIRHNIRADVLCTEVKGPYIERERDYRVIRCKADLSFGNKRLSRRYLQLGRRLEADYDCALVHLPNPLAVLAALSWRKPVILIWHADIPQAMIRWATAPVDNRLLARAAAVIGPTPIHLECSRRAKAIRNGVVIPFPFNRTLIPVATGHTAFADTLRRFRRGRAMSISIGRLVPYKGFDVLVEAARGFDEELCSLIVGSGPLEDELRRRIETAGVKDRVLLAGGLTPAELADAFAQAKLGVMPSITAAEMYGIAQVESMAAGLPMVSTNLKRSGVPFVNKDGETGLIVEPGDPKALLLAMRRLVADDALWQRLSAGALRSIERDHEMASVGERYAHLIRSVSCS
- a CDS encoding glycoside hydrolase family 55 protein, with amino-acid sequence MSLDPDRRQLLRATIGTTAVLPVTLTARDTARTIRNEGLSARDLGARFDGRSDDAAALQRGIDEAARTGRPLVLPSGTAGLSRPLDLKGRHVAILGDPAGHTVLRAVGSLTCLIDAQEAHEVIDSALYLFGLTLDGAGKTAAGINLRYRHRTFLDTLTVGGCMIGIDERDAWLARRINCRVRGNATGWRLRGANHSSVWIGCSFSDARDVHLDIGVDGTAQDGNDALLFQACDVEYGTGDGIRVASGATATFDTCYLGEAIGGDVLRTAGTVLVRGGVLFVGYGTKARGIVPLGGRTTVTDASVRGQEQGTLDRLAGCDVPGASGRVVFREIDMQLKVGGDPLLHGDILGTLPMRVLAPLHGRNWQASANDTEIIDDAIGDTRSTCCRAATGPNPLIGLAASLHGQAEARRDGPAYVVIVYAATRPVELKFSGGAIGRMPERLVGLLPATRAPATYVKVDVPVEFARFSTVELIMPGARPGDVLTLHHATIADAAVLEPAPLANLARAR
- a CDS encoding DUF4214 domain-containing protein, with the translated sequence MQTLLALGEEVRDCPLWFGTAIDSGHARGAGNDTLTGGADDYRIDGGSGIDTAVFVGLWRQSALMRDGAGERDRHWPRRNGHADERRAVRIQRRPFRLQRRECVAQIMRRTMPCRATTNDIEFDLYLDMSDDRGGTMAGVAGNLIGSGEFLGAAGEFENVSFVDYLYRNNLGRAPDSGGRAFILY
- a CDS encoding sugar transferase, with the protein product MAEQILRRHVSWQRLRWNLLGAILCSATPYVVRLMTNPLNDDAGLLNITLMGTLLASLLGVFLLRSLSNYPGVQGSVYIVPSFFSSYSLGFVIFLLGRFSYSRSVFITSFILCVAWFYIAYFRAQRRAGLVIGIIPIGNAVKLTEIERIEWRILNTPNDDASDLSAIAADLRADLPDEWERRLTDCALTGLPVYHSKHLLESLTGKVELEHLSENSFGSLVPVSAYMTAKHLIDWAAAAAALLILSPALLSIALAIRLDSPGPAIFRQRRIGYQGVPFTVYKFRSMTITRNTKDDARSHAMTQSNDQRVTRIGRFLRPSRVDELPQLLNVLKREMSWIGPRPEAVVLSRWYEAEIPFYRYRHIVRPGITGWAQVNQGHVAEVEDVRHKLHYDFYYIRHFSPWLDILIVARTIRTMLTGFGAR